The following is a genomic window from Chloroflexota bacterium.
AGTAGATAGGCCAGGAGATGGGCCACATACTTGCTCAGTACGTACGATAGATGATCTACCGGGCCATAGAAGAGCACCTCCAGGGTCCCTTGATCCCTCTCTCTGGAGATCGCTGTACAGGAGGAGATGGCCAGATAGAGGGCAGATAGGAGGACGCTAATGAAAAGAGGGACATAGAGGGGGCGAGACATCACTGCTACACCCTTCTCTGCCACAACCCCTAGATAGTTCCGTAAAACCAGCGCCGAAGCCGATAGGGCCAGTACAAGGGCGAGATAAATACCTATGCCGAAGACCATAGTTCGCAACTCCTTCCCCTGAAGGACTGCTACCGCTCGCCATCTGTACCCTGCCCCCAGGTTCATCAGTCCTCCCTCAACCGGTCAACAATGATATATTCTGGTCCGTGATGGTGATGAAGGCATCTTCCAGAGTCATCTCTTTAGTCCGCATATCCAGGATAACCCCCCCTCGGGAAGCGATGGATTGGAAGATTTGGGGTCGGAAATCTTCAGTCTCTTCCGACCGCACGGCCAGTTTATTATCTTGACCAACTACTTCTTTGACAAAAGGTAAGGAGCGGAGGGCAGACGCAATCTCCGGGCTGGACATTTCCAACTCTATCTCTAGTTCGATATCCCTCCTCAACTTTCGCCTGATATTCTCCATGCTATCTTGAGCGACCAATTTACCATGATTGATGATGCCCACACGATCAGCTGTCTTCTCGATCTCAGACAGGATATGGGAAGAGATGAAGATGGTCTTTCCCCGCCGATTCTCCTCCTGAATCAATTCCCTGACTTCTTTGATGCCATGGGGGTCAAGTCCAGATACCGGTTCATCCAAGATCAACAGGTCCGGATCGTGCAGCAGAGCCCTGGCCAACCCCAACTTCTGTTGCATGCCCCGGGAGTAATCACGCGCCAGGATATTCCGATAATCGTAAAGATCGAGTGCTTCAAGGAGGATAGCAATTTTAGTCTCCTTCTCCTTGACCTCATAAAGCTCCGCAAAAAGGGAGAGATATTCGTGGGCCGTCACATCGTCATAGAGATATTGCCGTTCACCCATGACCCCAAGGCGGCGCTTGATGCTGAAATAGTCCTTTTGCAGCTCTTCACTAAAGAGGTACACCTGGCCACTGGTAGGCTGCACAATGCCTAGCAGCATAAGGATCGTCGTCGTCTTCCCTGCCCCATTCGGCCCCAGGAAGCCATAGATCTCCCCTTGCCGGACATGCAGATCCAGCTC
Proteins encoded in this region:
- a CDS encoding ABC transporter ATP-binding protein; this encodes MIRTQALTKQYGSLTAVSELDLHVRQGEIYGFLGPNGAGKTTTILMLLGIVQPTSGQVYLFSEELQKDYFSIKRRLGVMGERQYLYDDVTAHEYLSLFAELYEVKEKETKIAILLEALDLYDYRNILARDYSRGMQQKLGLARALLHDPDLLILDEPVSGLDPHGIKEVRELIQEENRRGKTIFISSHILSEIEKTADRVGIINHGKLVAQDSMENIRRKLRRDIELEIELEMSSPEIASALRSLPFVKEVVGQDNKLAVRSEETEDFRPQIFQSIASRGGVILDMRTKEMTLEDAFITITDQNISLLTG